The sequence CGCCGGGCCCGGCCTTGACCCCGCCGATGTCGATGATCGCCGCGCCGTCGGCCACGGCCTGCTCGACCCGGGCGAGCGCGGGCTCGTCCCGGAAGGTGGCGCCCCGGTCGTAGAAGGAGTCCGGGGTGCGGTTCACGATCGCCATGATCACCGGCTCGTGCGCACCGAATTCGCGCCGCCCCAGCCGGAGCGCACCGCTTGCCATCCGAGTCCCTCTCTGTGAATCCGCCCGGCAGATGACCTGCCGAGGCCAACTGCCGACCCTAACTGTCACTGCCTCATGGCACGATCGGACCCGGACGAATTCCGCTCCCGGGGAGATACGCGTGTTCTGGTTCTTGCTGCTGGCGATGGTGGTGGTGGTTGCCGCGGTCACCCTCGCGGTGGTCGGTGGAGGCAGGAGCGCCATCCTGCAGGACGTGGCGCCCGAGCAGCTGACGGACCCGCTGCCCGCCGCCCGTCCGGTCGGCCGGGCGGATGTCGAGGCGCTGCGGCTGCCCGTGGCCGCCCGGGGCTACCGGATGGCCGATGTGGACGACGCGCTGAGCCGGCTCGGCGCCGAGCTCGCCGAGCGGGACGCGCGGATCGCGGAGCTGGAGGCGGCGCTCGCCGGAGCGCAGGCCACCCGCCCCGGCCGCCCCGACCTGCTCAAGGAGCCGCCGGCCGGCCCGGACCGGCCCCGGCATGCCCCCACGGAGCCCGCCGGACAGGCCGCCCCGCCGGAGACCGCCCGGCAGGCCCCGCAGGACGCCGGGACGGACCGCACCGACGGGGAGACCGGCCGATGACCGGCGAGGCCGTGGCGGCGGCCGACGGCGAGCTGCGCTGCCCCTGGGGCCTGTCCACCGAGGACTACCTCTGGTACCACGACACCGAGTGGGGCCGCCCGGTCCGCGGCGACGACGCCCTGTTCGAGCGGCTGTGCCTGGAGGCGTTCCAGTCCGGGCTGTCCTGGCTGACGATCCTGCGCCGCCGGGAGGGCTTCCGCAGCGCGTTCGCCCGGTTCAGCATCCCGGCGGTGGCGGCGTTCACGGACGCGGACCGCGAGCGGCTGCTGGCCGACGAGGGCATCATCCGCAACCGGGCGAAGGTCGACGCGACCATGGCCAACGCCCGGACGCTGGCGGGCTGGCGGGCTGGCGAGCTGGACGAGCTGATCTGGTCGTACGCCCCGGACCCGGTGGGCCGGCCGGCCCCGAAGACCCTCGCGGACGTACCGGCGGTCACCACCGAGTCGACGGCCCTGGCGAAGGAACTGAAGAAGCGGGGGCTGCGGTTCATCGGTCCGACCACGGCCTACGCACTGATGCAGGCGTGCGGGCTGGTCGACGACCACCTCGCCGACTGCGTCTCCCGCCCCACCCCCGCGTAAGGGAACGCGTCGGGGCGGGACGGGCCCGCCGGGCTACCGCCCGAGATACTTCGGCTTCTCCTTGGCGAGGAAGGCCCGCACCGCGATGGAGTGGTCCTCGGACACGCCCGCCTTCGTCTGGAGCTCGTCCTCCTTCTCCAGCGCCTCGCCCAGGGTGTGCCCGGCGCCGAAGGCGAGCGATTCCTTGAGCGCCGCGTACGCCACCGTCGGCCCGTCGGCCAGGGCGCGGGCCACGGCGGCGGCCTCGGCGGCGAGATCGGCCGCGGGCACCAGCTTGTTGACGATGCCCAGGCCGTGGGCGTCCTGCGCCGAGATGGAGCGCGGGAAGAGCAGCAGGTCGGCGGCGCGGCTGTGGCCGATCAGCCGGGGCAGGGTCCAGGAGACGCCCGAGTCCGCGGTCAGGGCCACCCCGGCGAACGAGGTGTTGAACGAGGCGGTGTCGGCGGCCACCCGGTAGTCGCAGGCGAGCGCGAAGCCGAAGCCCGCGCCGGCGGCGGCCCCGTTGATCCCGGCCACGACCGGCTTCGGCATCTCGGTGAGGGCCCGCACGATCGGGTTGTAGTGCTCGCTCACCGTGCTGAGCGCGTTGCCGCCGCCCGGCGCCTGGGCCTCCGCGAGCTTGGTCAGGTGCTCCTTGAGGTCCTGGCCCACGCAGAAGGCCCTCCCGCCGGACGCGGTGAGCAGCACGGCCCGTACGCCGGTGTCGGCGCCGGCCGTCCGCAGGGCGTCGCGCAGCGCGACCTTGGCCGCGGTGTTCATGGCGTTCATCGCGTCGGGGCGGTTGATCGTGATCGTCGCGAGCCCGTCGCTGAGGTCGTAGAGCACCGCGTCGTCGTGATCGGCCATGGATGGTCCCCTTTGCGTGTCGTTCACCAGCCTGTCCACGCAAGCATGGCCGACTTCGCCCTGGGCGGACATGTGACCTGCGTCAAATAATTCTGTGCCGCAGAGGGGGTGCAGAGGCCGGAGTATCGCAGTCGGATCGCCGAATTGGGTGGTTTTGAGTGTGCGCGTTGCGCAAGCGATGCAGAGCGATGTTGGTCATCGGGGTCGGTGATGCGGGATAATGACCTGGAAGCACTGTGTTCGATGCCGGTGAGGCAGCGCCTGTCATGGGGCCGCCGGTTGCGATGAGCTGGTTTCAGGAAGGGGAACGAGCATGGCGGCCATGAAGCCGCGGACGGGCGACGGCCCGCTCGAGGTGACAAAGGAGGGGCGGGGCATCGTCATGCGCGTTCCGCTCGAAGGCGGCGGTCGGCTTGTCGTGGAGCTGACTCCGGACGAGGCCGATGCCCTCGGCGATGCCCTCAAGAAGGTCGTCGGCTGAGCAGAGGCGCCCACACTTCACTACTGCCCCGGCACGGTTCCCGTGCCGGGGCAGTAGTGCGTCCGGGGCCGGACGCCGGAGGGAGCCGTACGGCTCAGCCCCGGCGGACCGCGCAGAGCAGGCCGTCACCCACCGGCAGCAGGGTCGCCATCAGCTCCTGGCTCTCGCGGACCGCGCGCAGCAGCTCGCGCAGCCGCAGCACCTCCGCGGGCTGGGCCGCGGAGTCGACCGTACGGCCGTCCGCGAAGACGCCCTCGAAGCAGACCAGGCCTCCGGGCCGCAGAAGGCGCAACGATTCAGCGAGGCAGTCCAGGCTCTCCATGCGGTCGCCGTCGCAGAAGACGAGGTCGTAACCGCCGTCCGCGAGCCGGGGGAGCACGTCGAGCGCGCGGCCGGGGATGAAGCGGGAGCGGTTGGCGGCGAAGCCCGCGGCCCGGAAGGCCTCACGGGCGAACTGCTGGCGCTCGGGCTCCGGGTCGACCGTGGTCAGCACCCCGTCCGGCCGCATCCCGTGCAGCAGATAGATGCCGGACACGCCGGTGCCGGTGCCGATTTCCGCCACGGCTTTGGCGTCCGTCGTGGCAGCGAGCAGGCGCAGCGCTGCGCCGGTGCCTGGCGACACCGAGCGGAGCCCCGCGTCCCGGGCACGGTCCCGGGCCCAGCGCAGTGCTTCGTCCTCGGCGACAAAGGCGTCGGCGAACGCCCAGCTCGTCTGCCGGTTGGCGGTAATGACCCTCTCCTGTCCCCTTAGTTGGCGCAACGGTGACTGTATCCGCTGGACCCGGGAACCCGCAGATGGGACCGGGCGTTGTGTAAGCGCGGGGGAAAGCCCGTGGATCAGGCCCGCCGACCGGGTCCGGTGCGCGGGCGGCGGTTCCGGGGAGATCCCCGGCCCCAGCTGGAAAAAGGCTTATCCGGAGCTAACGGGCGAGGTGGCTATGGTAGGGGTTCCACTGGACACCACCAGAGCCGACAGGGGAGGTGCGGCTGCGCCTGTGGATCGGGGAGGAGTGCTGCGGCGCTTTCTCAGGTCGGCGGGTGAGCCGAAATCCGTGACCGACATTGCTGACCGTTCTTCCAACGACTCCGCACCGACCGCGACCTTCGCCTCAGATGCGGAATCCCAGGCGTGGACCCCGCCCACATGGGAAGAGATCGTCAGCACGCACAGCGGTCGTGTCTACCGCCTTGCCTACCGGCTGACAGGAAACCAGCACGACGCCGAGGACCTCACGCAGGAGGTCTTCGTCCGTGTCTTCCGTTCGCTGTCGACGTACACGCCCGGCACCTTCGAGGGCTGGCTGCACCGCATCACGACCAACCTCTTCCTGGACATGGTCCGCCGCAAGCAGCGCATCCGCTTCGACTCCCTCGGGGACGACGCGGCCGAGCGCCTGCCCAGCCGCGAGCCCTCCCCCCAGCAAGTGTTCAACGACACCCACTTCGACGCGGACGTCCAGCAGGCGCTGGACACCCTCGCGCCCGAGTTCCGGGCCGCCGTCGTGCTCTGTGACATCGAGGGACTGTCGTACGAGGAGATCGCCGCGACGCTCGGCGTGAAGCTCGGTACGGTGCGCAGCCGCATCCACCGCGGGCGTTCCCACCTGCGCAAGGCGCTGCGGCACCGCTCGCCCGAGGCGCGCGCCGAGCAGCGCTCGCTGGCGGGCGCCCTCCTGGCAGGGGAGGGCGGCACGGCGTGAGCGGCACAGTTCCGACCCCCGCGGAACAACACCTGGGGGACCGCCTCGCCGCGCTCGTCGACGGCGAGCTCAAACACGACGCCCGCGACCGGGTCCTCGCCCACCTCGCGACCTGCGCCCGGTGCAAGGCCGAGGCGGCCGCCCAGCGCCGCCTGAAGGACGTGTTCGCGCAGGCGGCCCCTCCCTCGCCCTCCGAGGGGTTCCTGGCCCGCCTCCAGGGCCTTCCGGGCGGCCCGCCGGGTGGTGACGACGACCGTCAGGGAAGACCCCTGGGCGGCTCCGGGCGATTCGGTGACGGACCGGTGCCCGGGACGCGCCCCGCGAACGGCAGGGCCGACCTCACCCCGGGCGGCGGCCCCCTGGACGGCTTCGGCTACCTCCCGACCGTCCACGGCTCCGGCACCGCGCTCCCCGCGGGACCGGCCGGCTCCGTCTTCCGCATCCACGAGGTGGGCCGCGAGGCCGACCGCTCGCCCTGGCGGGGCCGCAGGTTCGCCTTCGCCGCCGCGAGCGCCGTCTCGCTGGCCGCCATCGCGCTCGGCGGCGCCCTGCCGACGAGCACCGGCTCCGACGCCAACACCCGCGCCGGAGGCTCCGGCAACACCGTGACCCCGGTCGACGCCAACACCCGCGCCGGTACGGGCGCCACGGCCGGCCGCCGGAGCGGTTCGGGGCAGGGATCGCTCACCGCGCAGCGCCGGGACGACCTCCCGGTCTCCCTGGTGGTGAACACCGCGCCCCCCGCGTACACCCCGGCGCCCTCGCTCCTGGCCACCGGCCGGCTGACGGCGAGCCCGTTCGGACTCTCCCTCCGCTCCGACGAGTCCGAGCCCGCGCTGATACGCCCCGGTGGGGCCGATTCCCTGCTCACCCATGCCCTGGGCAGCGGGCTCGATCCGGTCCTGCCCGTCCGCTCGGCGACGTCCTTTCTGCCGCCCACGTCGGCCGCCGCGAAACCGGCCTCCTCCGACCACGGGCTGCCGCTCTCCCCGCGTCGCTGATCCAGCGGCCCGCACGGGCTGCACAGGTCCGGCTCAAACCTGGTTGAATTCCGGCAGGATTTTCGGGTGGGACGCCCCTGCGGGGGCGTGCGGAGGCCGGTTGCGGCAGTTGCGGGGAGACGATGGACGACGGGAAGCCGACCGAGCCCAGGGCGAAGTGGTGGAGCCGGCCCACGGCGGGGCGCACCACCCCCACGGCGTCCGATGAGCCGACCGTCCAGGACGCGGCCCCGTCGCCGACGGACACGGCCGGCGCGCCGCCCGCACCCGGCCAGGAGCCGGAGACCGCGCAGCGGGAGCACGCGACGCCCGGGTCCCCGGTGGCGCCCGGGGCCGCCGGGGCTCCCGATGCCGGGGAAGCCCCCGTGGCCGTCGACACCCCGCGTCCCGCACAGCCCCTGCACGAGCCGGACCCGTACAGCACGCCGCCCTACGGCGGCCCCGGACCGTGGGCGCCCGCCCCTCCCGTGCAGCGGCCGACGCCCCCGCACGGCACGCCCGTACCGCCGCCGTACGCGGGGACGAACGGCGCGGGCATGACCCTCGCGCCCGCCGACCCGGCGCCCGCCTTCCCACCCCCGACGGCGCCCCAGCAGCCGCAGGAGGCCGCGCACGCGCCCGCACAGCACCCGCCGGCCCCGCAGTGGCAGAGCTACGACCCCTGGGGGGCGCCCCGGCAGCCCCTCGTCACCCAGCCGGGCCCCCCGCTCCCCGACGGCCGGCGGAAGAACCGGCGCGGTGCGACGCTGGTCGGCGCGCTGCTCCTCGCCCTGGTCGCGGGCGGGATCGGCGGCGGGATCGGCGCCTACATAGAGCGCAACGGCGGCCTCACCAGCGTCGAGCTGCCGCAGGACGAGCGGGACGGCGGCGGCCGCGCCCCGGACAGCGTGGCGGGCATCGCGGCCAGTGCCCTGCCCAGCGTGGTGACCCTGCACGTCAGCGGTACCACCGAGTCCGGCACCGGCACCGGCTTCGTCCTGGACGACCGGGGCCACATCCTCACCAACAACCACGTGGTCGCCCCGGCCGGTTCCTCCGGCGAGATCACCGTGACGTTCAGCGGGGGCGAGACCGCCAGGGCAGAGGTCGTCGGCAAGGACAGCGGCTACGACCTGGCCGTGGTCAAGGTCAGCGGCGTCTCCGGGCTGAAGCCGCTGCCGCTGGGCAACTCCGACAACGTCCAGGTCGGCGACCCGGTGGTGGCCATCGGAGCCCCGTTCGACCTGTCCAACACCGTCACCTCCGGCATCATCAGCGCCAAGGACCGGCCGATCACCGCGGGCGGCGAGAAGGGCGACGGCAGCGACGTCAGTTACGTCAACGCGCTCCAGACCGACGCCCCGATCAACCCGGGCAACTCCGGCGGCCCGCTGGTGGACACCGACGCCCACGTCATCGGGATCAACAGCGCCATCCGCGCCGCCGACAGCGGCTCCTCGGCCGAGGGCGGGCAGGCCGGGTCCATCGGCCTCGGCTTCGCCATCCCGATCAACCAGGGCAAGCGCGTCGCCGAGGAGCTGATCAACACCGGCAAGGCGACCCACCCCGTGATCGGTGTCACTCTCGACATGAAGTACACCGGGGACGGCGCCAAGGTCGGGTCGGGCGCCCGGGGCGCCTCGCCCGTGACACCGGGCGGTCCGGCGGACAAGGCGGGCATCAGGCCGGACGACATCATCACCGGGGTGGACGGGAAGCGGGTGCACAGCGGCGAGGAGCTGATAGTCAAGATCCGCTCGCACCGGCCGGGGGACCGTCTTGAGTTCACCCTGACCCGTGGTGGTAAAGACCTGTCCATAACTTTGACCCTGGGGTCGGCAACCGGCACGTGACGGCCACGGGAAGCTACCGTCCGGACAGATTCCCCGGGTACCGTGGGCCGAGTCCGGACCTCATCCGAGCTGGTCGCGGAGAAGACGAGGAGCCGCAAGGTGTTCAACGACATAGGCGCACTGGAGCTGCTGACGCTCGCGATTCTCGGCGTGCTCATCTTCGGTCCGGACAAGCTGCCCAAGGTCATCCAGGATGCCTCCCGCTTCATCCGCAAGATCCGTGAGTTCTCGGAGAGCGCCAAGGAAGACATCCGCACGGAGCTCGGGCCGGAGTTCAAGGACTTCGAGTTCGAGGACCTCAACCCCAAGACGTTCGTCCGCAAGCAGCTCATGGACGGCAACGACGACCTGGGGCTGAAGGAGATCCGCGAGAGCTTCGACCTGCGCAAGGAAGTCACCGAGATCACCGATGTGGTGAACGGGCGGAGCACGGAGTCCGTCGAGGCGAAGACCGGCGTGTCGGGCGGTGCGTCCGTCACCGCGGCGAACGGCTCGAAGGGCGCCCCCGACCTGCTCAAGAAGGGCGGGCAGCCGCCGAAGGACACCCCGCCGCCGTTCGACGCGGACGCCACCTGAGGGCTGCCAATCCCGGGTCGCCCGGACGGTATGGCTATTCTCCATCTGTCCGGTTGTGAGACGCCCGCGGGGGGCGGGCCGCTCCGGACCCTATGGATCGAGGAGGCGGCCGGGCTGATGGAGACAACGAGTCGGGTGGGCGCACAGGACGCGCCGGACACGGTCACGGCGGAGGCGGTCCCGGCGGCCCGGCTCGTGGTCGACGACTATCTGCGGTCCCCTTTCCCCTGGTACGCGCTGGACGAGGCGTTCACCGGCCCGCGCCGGCTGATGCCGCTGGGCACCGCGGCGGACGGCTCCGTGCAGCACGGTTCCATCGGCCACGGTGACGAGCCCCTGGTGCGGGGCGACTCCGGCGCGGACAAACAGCGCTTCGCGGTCGTGGTCACCGTGGGCAGCAGCCCCGTACGGCGCAGCGGCGACGGCACCGGGGTCCTGGAGGCCACGACGGTCTCCTCCGCGGCCTGGCTGGCGGGCTCGGGCCTGCTGGCCTGCACCTGGCCCCCGCAGCTGGACCACACCCTGCGCGACGACTGGCTGGACCAGCAGACGGAGACGGCGTTCGAACTCGCCGACGACTTGGAGGGCCCCGCCTGGTCGGCGCTGTCCCTGCCGGTCGACGGTGTGCCGGTGCCCTTCCACTACCGCGAGTCGGAGTTCGGCTGGGTACTGGCCGGCTCCGCGCCCGGCGGGGTGCACATCGGCGCCTACGGGCGCGGGATGAGCGCGTACGGCCTGGGCTTCTCGGAGGTCAAGGACGTCGAGTCGTACGCCTGACCCGGCCCGGGACGGCGTACGCGCATGACCGGGCACGGGACGGGGAAGGCCGGGGCCATCTGGCCCCGGCCTTCCGCGCGCGTGTCCGGTGTCAGAACTTGTTGCGCGGGGTGATGCCCAGCGACATGCCCGACAGGCCGCGCTGACGGCCGCCCAGCTTGCCCGCGATGGTGCGCAGTGCCTTGCCGGCGGGGGAGTCGGGGTCGGACAGCACGACGGGCTTGCCCTCGTCGCCGCCCTCACGCAGCCGTACGTCGATCGGGATGGAGCCGAGCACCGGCACCTCGGCGCCGACCGTCTTCGTCAGCCCCTCGGCGACCCGGGCGCCGCCGCCGGAGCCGAACACGTCGACCATCTCGTCGCAGTGCGGGCACGGCATGCCGGACATGTTCTCGACGACGCCGACGATCTTCTGGTGGGTCTGGACGGCGATCGAACCGGCCCGCTCGGCCACCTCGGCCGCGGCCTGCTGAGGGGTCGTGACGACCAGGATCTCCGCGTTCGGCACGAGCTGGGCGACCGAGATCGCGATGTCACCGGTGCCCGGCGGCAGGTCGAGCAGCAGGACGTCCAGGTCGCCCCAGTACACATCGGCGAGGAACTGCTGGAGCGCGCGGTGCAGCATCGGGCCGCGCCACACCACGGGGGCGTTGCCCGGGGTGAACATGCCGATGGAGATGACCTTCACGCCGTGCGCGGACGGCGGCATGATCATGTTCTCGACCTGGGTGGGCTTGCCGTCCGCACCGAGCATCCGCGGCACGCTGTGCCCGTAGATGTCCGCGTCCACGACGCCGACCTTGAGCCCGTCCGCCGCCATCGCCGCCGCGAGGTTCACCGTCACCGAGGACTTGCCGACGCCGCCCTTGCCGGAGGCGACCGCGTACACCCGGGTCAGCGAGCCGGGCTTGGCGAAGGGCACCTCGCGCTCGGCCGTACCGCCGCGCAGCGACGCCGCGAGGTCCTTGCGCTGCTCGTCGCTCATGACGTCGAGGGTCACCTCGACCCGCGAGACGCCCTCGACGAGGGCCACCGCCTCGGTCACGTTCCTGGTGATCGTCTCGCGCATCGGACAGCCGGAGACGGTGAGGTACACCGTGACAGCGACCACACCGTCAGGATCGATGTCGACCGATTTCACCATGCCCAGCTCGGTGATCGGGCGGTGGATCTCCGGGTCGTTCACTGTCGCCAGTGCCTCAAGCACCGCGTCTTCCGTAGCCATACATCGATAGTACGGGTGCGCGGAGCGCTCCCCGCGTGACGGGAGGGAGGTACGGCGCCGTAGCGTACGCGTGGGTAGGGCCCGTCAGCGGTCTTCGTCACTCTCCGCGGAGGCCGGCGCGCGCCGGTCGTCCAGATCCCTCACCAGGTCCTCCAGTTCGGAGCGGATCCAGTCCCGGGTGGCGACCTCGCCGAGCCCCATCCGCAGCGC comes from Streptomyces sp. Mut1 and encodes:
- a CDS encoding DNA-3-methyladenine glycosylase I, which gives rise to MTGEAVAAADGELRCPWGLSTEDYLWYHDTEWGRPVRGDDALFERLCLEAFQSGLSWLTILRRREGFRSAFARFSIPAVAAFTDADRERLLADEGIIRNRAKVDATMANARTLAGWRAGELDELIWSYAPDPVGRPAPKTLADVPAVTTESTALAKELKKRGLRFIGPTTAYALMQACGLVDDHLADCVSRPTPA
- the chcB gene encoding 2-cyclohexenylcarbonyl CoA isomerase, with the protein product MADHDDAVLYDLSDGLATITINRPDAMNAMNTAAKVALRDALRTAGADTGVRAVLLTASGGRAFCVGQDLKEHLTKLAEAQAPGGGNALSTVSEHYNPIVRALTEMPKPVVAGINGAAAGAGFGFALACDYRVAADTASFNTSFAGVALTADSGVSWTLPRLIGHSRAADLLLFPRSISAQDAHGLGIVNKLVPAADLAAEAAAVARALADGPTVAYAALKESLAFGAGHTLGEALEKEDELQTKAGVSEDHSIAVRAFLAKEKPKYLGR
- a CDS encoding DUF3117 domain-containing protein, coding for MAAMKPRTGDGPLEVTKEGRGIVMRVPLEGGGRLVVELTPDEADALGDALKKVVG
- a CDS encoding O-methyltransferase — translated: MRQLRGQERVITANRQTSWAFADAFVAEDEALRWARDRARDAGLRSVSPGTGAALRLLAATTDAKAVAEIGTGTGVSGIYLLHGMRPDGVLTTVDPEPERQQFAREAFRAAGFAANRSRFIPGRALDVLPRLADGGYDLVFCDGDRMESLDCLAESLRLLRPGGLVCFEGVFADGRTVDSAAQPAEVLRLRELLRAVRESQELMATLLPVGDGLLCAVRRG
- the sigE gene encoding RNA polymerase sigma factor SigE; the encoded protein is MVGVPLDTTRADRGGAAAPVDRGGVLRRFLRSAGEPKSVTDIADRSSNDSAPTATFASDAESQAWTPPTWEEIVSTHSGRVYRLAYRLTGNQHDAEDLTQEVFVRVFRSLSTYTPGTFEGWLHRITTNLFLDMVRRKQRIRFDSLGDDAAERLPSREPSPQQVFNDTHFDADVQQALDTLAPEFRAAVVLCDIEGLSYEEIAATLGVKLGTVRSRIHRGRSHLRKALRHRSPEARAEQRSLAGALLAGEGGTA
- a CDS encoding anti-sigma factor family protein, with product MSGTVPTPAEQHLGDRLAALVDGELKHDARDRVLAHLATCARCKAEAAAQRRLKDVFAQAAPPSPSEGFLARLQGLPGGPPGGDDDRQGRPLGGSGRFGDGPVPGTRPANGRADLTPGGGPLDGFGYLPTVHGSGTALPAGPAGSVFRIHEVGREADRSPWRGRRFAFAAASAVSLAAIALGGALPTSTGSDANTRAGGSGNTVTPVDANTRAGTGATAGRRSGSGQGSLTAQRRDDLPVSLVVNTAPPAYTPAPSLLATGRLTASPFGLSLRSDESEPALIRPGGADSLLTHALGSGLDPVLPVRSATSFLPPTSAAAKPASSDHGLPLSPRR
- a CDS encoding trypsin-like peptidase domain-containing protein encodes the protein MDDGKPTEPRAKWWSRPTAGRTTPTASDEPTVQDAAPSPTDTAGAPPAPGQEPETAQREHATPGSPVAPGAAGAPDAGEAPVAVDTPRPAQPLHEPDPYSTPPYGGPGPWAPAPPVQRPTPPHGTPVPPPYAGTNGAGMTLAPADPAPAFPPPTAPQQPQEAAHAPAQHPPAPQWQSYDPWGAPRQPLVTQPGPPLPDGRRKNRRGATLVGALLLALVAGGIGGGIGAYIERNGGLTSVELPQDERDGGGRAPDSVAGIAASALPSVVTLHVSGTTESGTGTGFVLDDRGHILTNNHVVAPAGSSGEITVTFSGGETARAEVVGKDSGYDLAVVKVSGVSGLKPLPLGNSDNVQVGDPVVAIGAPFDLSNTVTSGIISAKDRPITAGGEKGDGSDVSYVNALQTDAPINPGNSGGPLVDTDAHVIGINSAIRAADSGSSAEGGQAGSIGLGFAIPINQGKRVAEELINTGKATHPVIGVTLDMKYTGDGAKVGSGARGASPVTPGGPADKAGIRPDDIITGVDGKRVHSGEELIVKIRSHRPGDRLEFTLTRGGKDLSITLTLGSATGT
- a CDS encoding sec-independent translocase codes for the protein MFNDIGALELLTLAILGVLIFGPDKLPKVIQDASRFIRKIREFSESAKEDIRTELGPEFKDFEFEDLNPKTFVRKQLMDGNDDLGLKEIRESFDLRKEVTEITDVVNGRSTESVEAKTGVSGGASVTAANGSKGAPDLLKKGGQPPKDTPPPFDADAT
- a CDS encoding Mrp/NBP35 family ATP-binding protein; translated protein: MATEDAVLEALATVNDPEIHRPITELGMVKSVDIDPDGVVAVTVYLTVSGCPMRETITRNVTEAVALVEGVSRVEVTLDVMSDEQRKDLAASLRGGTAEREVPFAKPGSLTRVYAVASGKGGVGKSSVTVNLAAAMAADGLKVGVVDADIYGHSVPRMLGADGKPTQVENMIMPPSAHGVKVISIGMFTPGNAPVVWRGPMLHRALQQFLADVYWGDLDVLLLDLPPGTGDIAISVAQLVPNAEILVVTTPQQAAAEVAERAGSIAVQTHQKIVGVVENMSGMPCPHCDEMVDVFGSGGGARVAEGLTKTVGAEVPVLGSIPIDVRLREGGDEGKPVVLSDPDSPAGKALRTIAGKLGGRQRGLSGMSLGITPRNKF